The genomic DNA GGCCCTTCTGTCGGTCGGCATGCAACGGTTCTCGTCATGGGTGCTTGAGCTGGGCGTCGATCATGCACGGGTTCGGGGCGTGTCGCACCTTCCAGTAGGCGTCATGGGGACAATCACTCTGGCCGAGGTGGGCGATGTCGCCATCCGCGTCTCAGCGGAGACGAGCGACGGCTACCATCTTTCCCTGCGCCCGACACCTGAGCAGCGCGACGGGATTCTGCGCAAGCTCCACACGGCCGATGTCAGGCCAGGGGCCGGCCGGGGAGATATTCCTGAAATGGTTCGAGGCTGGATGCGGAGCCTGGTGTCTCGATAGGCGTGAAGCAAGGGAGTGCGAACATGCGCGTTGGGTTGAAAACACTTGTGTTCGTGATCGGCGCCTTGCTGATGCTCGCGCCAGCCATCGTGGCCGGCATGATGTTTACGGATGCCATGCAGAGACGGGCGGAAACGGCGAATGCCGCTCGTCTGCGGGTCCTCGGAGACATCGCGGCCAATCAACTCGGACGGCAGATGTATCGCCTCTGGCAAGATGTCGAAGGCATGTCGCGCATCGCCAATATGGGGGATCCCGAGGAGGCCCGCCGTCAGCTGACCTTGCTGAGCAGCGTCGATCGACGCTATACCTGGATCGGGGTGGCCGATGTCACGGGAAAGGTGATCGCCGCGTCACAGGGGATGCTCGAAGGGGCGAGCGTCGCCGAGAGACCTTGGTTTCGCCGGGGTCTCAACGGCCCGGCAGCGACCGACGTACACGAGGCCTTGCTTCTCGAAAAACTTCTCCCCGCGACCCCAGAGCCGCGTCGCTTCGTGGATTTCTCGGCTCCGATCAAGAACGCGCAGGCAGGCACGACGGGTGTGATCGGCGCCCATTTCGATTGGGCCCTAGTCAAGGATGGACTTCACGCTTTCAGAGGGCAGGGGGTCGAACTCCTCCTCGTTTCGCGAGACCGTGCAGTCTTGTCGGGCCCCTCCAATCTCGAGGGAACGACTTTGTCGGTCGGATCGGCAGTCGCAGCCGGGCAGGGCGCTTCCATCTCGCTCCGCGAGCGGTGGGGTGATGGGAAGAACTATATGACGGTAGTCGTCCCGGTGGTCTGGGAGGACATGCCCGGCTTCGGCTGGAGCGTCATCGTGCGGGCTGATACAAACACGGTGCTCGATCCGATCCGATCCATTGCGCGGGCCTTCTGGACCATACTCGGTGCAGGCGTCCTCGTGGGCTTGGTTCTGCTGTATCTGTTCGCGGCTTGGCTCGCCAAGCCGCTCCAGCGTCTGGTGACGGCCGGGGAGGCGCTCGCCAGCGGCCGATCCGATCAGCCGCCACACGATGAGACCCGCTATGAGGAGGCAACGCGCTTGAGCGCTGCGCTCGTGCGGCTTCAGACCCACTCCGTCAGACCTTATCAACCCTCGCGGACCAAGGCCGACAAGACGTCAATGTCCACGTCCTGAGCCAGCGCTCACCTTCCAGGCGGCTCCGTTGCTGTTCGCGTCTCGAGATCTGAACTGTGATGCAGCTAGGATCCTCCGGGACATGACGGTCTATGGACAGGCGCCAGCCGTCCAGCATAGCTTAGCAAATATTCTCAATCGGCAAGGCGGTTTCCGACCAGGGAGGTTTGAATGAGGCGATCCGAGAAAGTCATCATCAGCTGCGCGATAACCGGATCCATCCATACTCCAAGCATGTCGCCTCACTTACCGGTGACGCCGCAGCAGATCGCCGAGAGCGCCATCGCGGCGGCGGAAGCCGGTGCTGCGATCCTTCACCTGCACGCCCGAGACCCGCAGACCGGTCGCCCGACGCAGAGCCCCGAAGTGTTCAGGCAGTTCCTGCCGGCCATCAAGGAGGGCTGCGACGCCATCGTGAACATCACCACCGGCGGAGGGCTCGGAATGTCACTCGATGAGCGTCTCGCCGCAGCAAAATGGGCGCAGCCCGAGATCGCATCCATGAATATGGGCTCCTTCAATTTCAACATCTCCGGTGCGGGCGCACGCGTCGGGTCGTTCAAGAACGACTGGGAGAAGCCCTATCTTGAGATGACGAAAGATTTCATCCTCTCCAATACGTTCGCGCAGATCGAGCGGGGGATGACCGAACTTGGTGCGCTCGGAACTCGCTTTGAATTCGAGTGCTACGATGTCGGCCATCTCTATAATCTCGCCCATTTCGCCGACCGCGGGCTCGTGCAGCCGCCCTTCTTCGTACAGTCCATTTTCGGGATCCTCGGCGGCATCGGTCCGGAGCCGGAGAACCTGATGCACATGAAGGCGACGGCCGACCGCCTTTTCGGAAACGACTATTATCTCTCCATTCTTGCCGCTGGCCGCCATCAACTGCCGTTCGTGACCATGGGCTCCATCCTCGGCGGTCATGTGCGGGTGGGCCTGGAAGACAATCTTTATCTGGGCAAGGGCGAACTCGCGCCGTCCAATGCCGATCAGGTCCGCAAGATCCGCCGCATCCTCGAGGAGCTTTCCCTCACTATCGCCACACCCGACGACGCGCGCCGCATGCTCCAGACCAAGGGACCTGACAACACCGCTTTCTGAGTGGGGTCGATAGACCACCTTGCCAGTGAGCTGTCACCGAAGTGCTGTGTCCTGTGACGGTCTTCGGGTGCCGCTTCGGACAAGAGAAAAGCAGGCTTGTGGCCTGTGCTTTTCAAGCGTTCACAGGAATGCCTAAGATGGACGTTCCAAACAGGGAGGAAATAATGAAGACGGGCTATGTTCTCAGCGCTCTGGTCGCGATGGTCATGACAGGAGGGGCACAGGCGCAAACCTCGGTCAAGCTGGGCGTCCTAAACGACCGTTCCGGCGTTTATTCCGAGCTGACCGGCGAAGGATCCGTGATCGCGGCCCGCATGGCCGCTGAAGATTTCAAAGCGGCCGAGAAGGGCATCAAGGTCGACATCGTCGCGGCGGATCACCAGAACAAGCCGGATATCGGCGCCAGCATCGCACGGCAATGGTACGATCAGGAGGGGGTCGACGTCATCCTCGACGTTCCGACTTCCTCGGTCGCGCTCGCCGTGAACGGCATTGCCCGCGAGAAGAACAAGATCCTGATCAATTCGGGCGGCGGCACCTCGGATCTGACCGGATCTCAATGCTCGCCCAACACCGTTCACTGGACCTACGACACCTGGGCGCTTGCGAACGGGACCGGCGGTGCCATGGTGAAGCGGGGAGAAAACACGTGGTTCTTCGTCACGGCGGACTATGCCTTCGGGCATGCCCTGGAGCGTGACACTGCGGCCCTGGTGACCAAGGCGGGCGGTAAGGTCGTCGGCACGGTTCGGCATCCTTTCCCGGGCCAAGACTTCGCATCCTTCCTGCTGCAGGCTCAATCCTCGGGCGCCAAGGTCATCGGGCTTGCCAATGCGGGTGGTGACTTCACCAATACGATGAAGCAGGCGGCGGAGTTCGGAATCGTCCAGGGCGGCCAGAGCCTCGCCGGACTTCTCGTCTTCATCACGGATATTCACGCTCTCGGTCTTCAGGTGGCTCAGGGTCTCGTGCTGACCGAGGCATTCTACTGGGATCAGAACGAAGAGACCCGGGCTTGGTCGAAGCGCTTCGCCGACAGGAACGGGGGCAAGATGCCGACCATGGTCCATGCGGGCGTCTATGCCGGCGCACTCCATTACCTCAAGGCCGTCGAAGCCCTGAAGGGTAAGGAAACCGCGAGCGTCATGTCCAAGATGAAGGAGATGCCCACCGACGATCCGCTGTTCGGCAAGGGCATGATCCGTCAGGACGGCCGCAAGGTCCATGACATGTATCTGTTCGAGGTCAAGAAGCCGGCCGAGTCGAAAGGTCCCTGGGATCTCTACAAGCAGCTTGCCACGATCCCAGCCGATCAGGCCTTCCGGCCTCTCAACGAAGGCGGCTGTCCCCTCGTGAAGGGTTGATCGCAACCGAAGCCGATAGGGCCAGATCAGCCTGGCCCTATCTCTTTTGCGGGTTGATTCAAGAACGGCCGCCAGGAGGCCTGTTCAGGGATGGGAAGGGACGGCAATGGACTTGGACATTCGAGGTTTGCGCGTTCTCGTGACGGCGGGAGCTGCCGGCATTGGCCTGGAAATCGCCAGAAGCTTTGTCCGTGAGGGCGCGAAGGTTCATGTGTGTGACGTCGACAACGCGGCGCTCGCCGCGCTGGCGGCGAGCGATCCGGATATCACACGTTCCCACGCCGACGTTGCGAGCCGGTCGGATGTGAGTCGCCTTTTCGACGAAGCTCTTTCCGCTCTCGGCGGGTTGGATGTTCTCGTGAACAATGCCGGGGTCGCGGGACCAACGGCGCGGGTGGATGAGGTCGATCCCGAGGACTGGGATCGAACGCTTCAGGTCAACATCACGGGACAGTTCAACTGCGCCCGTCTTGCAGTCCCGCATCTGCGCGAGAGTAAGAACGCGTCCATCATCAATCTTTCATCCGCGGCAGGCCGTTTCGGCTTTCCCCTTCGCTCCCCCTACTCTGCGTCGAAATGGGCAGCGGTGGGCTTCACGAAAACCCTCGCCATAGAGCTGGGGCCGCTCGGGATCCGGGTCAATGCTATCCTTCCCGGTGTTGTGGAAGGCGAGCGGATCCGCCGCGTGATCGGGAGCAAGGCTCAGGTACGTGGGATCAGCTACGAGGAGATGGAGGACGAGTTCCTTCGGAACGTCTCCTTGAAAGCCGCCGTGGCGCCGCAGCAGATTGCCGATCAGATCGTCTTTCTGTGTTCACCGCGCGGACGGACGATCTCGGGTCAGGCTATCGCAATCGACGGCGATACCCAGTCCCTTGCATGACTTTCACCAGAGCATCGGACGTGAAAAGTGGAATCCACTTTTGGGATCGGATCCGATGCTCCGTTCTTGAAAAGAGCGCCTCGTGCGAAGAATCGGGACCACTTTTTCGCACGAGGCGCAAAACAGAGACGGTCCGACTGATGGACGCGATGTCGTCTTTGGGGCGATGTACTCCCGCCAGGCCTCGCAACGCGCCGAAGGCTTGTGCCCTCGGGTGCAGCAGGTGCGACTGACGATGGCCATGGACTTCTTGGCCATAGAGTGGGCGCTTCGATGCCGCGCTTTCGCTGAGATGAAGCTGCCGGTAGCAAGCCCGTGTGAACAGCGAGAACCACGGGCGAGCAATCGGCTCGCTCATGTCGCCTCGGTGCACGCTGAGCGCCTTTCCGCATGCCTCACTCAGGCTACGTCAGCCGACCTTCTTCGTGCGCCACGAGCAAGCCACGCCCTGACCGCTGCCACTGATGCCGCATGTCGCGGCTTGCGGGGAGAGACGATGTAGAAATCCGACCCGACCCGCAGCTCTGTGGCGAACAGGCGGACGAGGCGTCCGGCGGCGAGATCGTCCTCGACGAAGAACAGGCTGGTGAGCGCCAATCCCTGACCGGCAATCGCCGCCTCGATGGCGAGCGATGTCTGGTTGAAGCGGATGTTCTTGGTAGGGGCGGATGCGCCGTGCGGGAATGCCTGGTCGAGGAACTGCGGCCAGACATTATGGGCATCGTGCAGGAGAGGATAGCGCGTGAGGTTGACGCCTTCTTCGGGGCGTCCCAGCTTCTCGATCAGGAGCGGGCTCCCGACGGCCACCACGACCTGCTCGAAGAGAAGCTCCGCGTTCAGCCCCGGCCCAAAGGGAGGGTGCCCATAGCGAACCGCCAGATCGACCGCATCGGTCTGGAAGTTGGAGATCCGATCGCTGGCGAGGATTCTGAGATCGATCTCGGGATGGGATGCCGTGAAGTCGGGAAGGCGTGGAATCAGCCACTTCGAGGCAAAGGTCGGCGTGACGCTGATCGTCAGGTGCTGGGGCTCCGGTTTCAGCGTCTCGGTGGCGTCCGAGATCAGCTCGAAGGCGCGGCGGATGTTAGCGACATAGCTTCGGCCGGCTTCCGTGAGAGCCAGGGTTCGGGGATGTCGCTCGAACAGCTTCAGCCCAAGCTCCGCCTCCAAGCCCCGGATCTGCTGGGCGACCGCGCCTTGTGTGACGCCGAGCTCCTCGGCCGCGAGCCGGAAGTTCAGGTGCCGCGTGACAACCTCGAAGACACGCAGGCCATTCAGGGAGGGGAGGTGCCGGAGACTGTCCGTCATGCAATAGATTTTCTACTGGAAGATGAGAGCAAAACTGGTTCGTGCGACCTATCCGTTCCTGATATCATACTTAGGAGATGCGTGACAGGCGGCATGATCTGCCGCCATACCAACAAGATGGAGACGACGATGTCAGTAGAAAAAGTGGCGCTGATTACCGCAGGCGGCAGCGGCATGGGCGCCGCTGCGGCCCGCCGATTGGCGGCCGACGGGTTCAAGCTTGCGGTCCTGTCCTCCTCCGGCAAGGGCGAGGCCCTGGCCCAGGAACTTGGCGGCATCGGCGTGACGGGCTCGAACCAATCCAACGACGATCTGAAGCGGCTTGTCGATGCGACAATGGAGAAGTGGGGCCGGATCGACGTGCTGGTCAACAGTGCCGGCCATGGACCCCGTGCACGGATCCTCGAGATCACCGACGAGCAGTGGCATCAGGGCATCGACGTCTACTTCCTGAACGTGGTGCGCCCGACCCGGCTCGTGGCCCCGATCATGGTGCAGCAGAGGGCGGGCTCGATCATCAACATCTCGACGGCCTGGGCGTTCGAGCCGAGCACCATGTTCCCGACATCGGCCGTAGCCCGGGCAGGCCTGGCATCCTTCACGAAGATCTTCGCCGACCAGTATGCGGCCGATAACGTGCGGATGAACAACGTGCTGCCGGGCTGGATCGACAGCCTGCCGGCCACGGAGGAGCGTCGCGACAGCGTGCCTATGAAGCGTTACGGCACGAGCGAGGAGGTGGCCGCGACCATCGCTTTCCTGGCCTCGGAGGGAGCGGGCTACATCACTGGCCAGAACATCCGCGTCGATGGTGGCTTAATGCGGGCGGTGTGACGCCGATGAGGAAGGCGGTCCTTCTCGCCTTTGCATTCTTCGGTCTGGTCTGGGGCGGCAACCTCGTCTTCGTCAAATAAGGCAACGCAGGTGATCACGCCTGGGCAGATCGTGCTGTTCTGGCATTCCCTCCGATGCCTTCTTCTTGGAAACAGCGCATCGTTCCGGCGAAAAACCGGGACCACGTTTTCGCACGATGCGCTACAGCATCGGACGTGAAGTCGAACCCACATCCGATGCTGTAAGTCAGTGCTTTTGAGCATCTTTTCACGCAAAACCGGTACCCACTTTTGCGTCCGAGGCTCTAGGCGCTCCGCAGCCGCGTCGAGCTCCTGGCTGCGGGGCTGATCCGCGGCCTCGCCGTCGGGGACGGGCTGGCATTCTGCGTCAACAGCAGCGGAAACCGCTCCCACCGGCGGCGCCGTAGCGGGCGTTCTGGCGATCGCGGAAGAACTCCGCGTAGCTCATGACAGGCCGGTCAGGATGCGTCCGCCGCATGTGCTCGACATAGGTGTCGTAGTCGGGAACGCCCACCATCAGGCGGACGCCTTGGCACACGCATTTGGCGAACCCGCTCCAGCGCTCGCTTAGATTGGTGTCCGGCATGAATCCTCTCCTCAGCGCATGGCGGAGACCGCGGCTGCAGCATCCTCTTGCAATAGATCTCCTGTGGCCGACGCCTCCCGGGCGGTCCAGCGGTCAGCCCGATAGGCCTCGAAGCACGACCGAATACCGTAATAGAGGATACTCACCACCACGAGCACGAACAGAACCGACAGCGCCGCGTCGATGCGGTCGTTCCAGATGATCTGGCTCATCTGGCTCGGATCCCGGGCCGGCGCCAGCACCTCACCTCGGGCCAGTGCGTCCGAGAACCGGCTGGCGTGCGACAGGAAGCCGATGGTCGGATCGGGATGGAAAATCTTCTGCAGGCCGGCAGTCAACGTGCACACGACCAGCCACGCCGCCGGCAGGATTGTGACCCAGGCGTAGCGCTCCCGCTTCATCCGGAAGATCACCACCGTGCACAGGACAAGGGCGACTGCGGCCAGCATCTGGTTTGAGATCCCGAACAGGGGCCACAGCGTGTTGACCCCGCCTAGCGGATCTGTAACCCCCTGATAAAGGAAGTAGCCCCAGGCACCGACACACAGGGCTGTTGCCGCGATGCTCGATCCCCAGGAAGCCGTGGCCCGGAACCTCGGTATGAAGAATCCGAGCAGGTCCTGCAGCATGAAGCGTCCGGCCCGCGTGCCGGCATCCACCGCGGTGAGGATGAACAGCGCCTCGAACAGGATGGCGAAATGGTACCAGAATGCCATCATTGCCTTGCCGCCAACGATGTTGGAGAAGATCTGGGCCATTCCCACCGCCAGCGTCGGCGCGCCGCCGGTGCGGGAGATGATACTGTGCTCACCCACGTCTCGCGCCGTTTCCTCGATCCGCTGCGGCGTCACGGGAAAGCCCCATGCGGTAGCCTTGGCCGCCGCGCTCTCGGCGGTTGTGCCAATCTGCGCGGAGGGGCTGTTCATGGTGAAGTAGATGCCGGGCTCGATGATGCTGGCTGCGACCAGAGCCATGATCGCCACGAACGACTCCATCAGCATCCCTCCATAACCGATGAAGCGGGCGTTCACCTCGTTGTCAATGAGCTTCGGCGTGGTGCCGGACGCGATCAGGGCATGGAAGCCCGATACGGACCCGCAGGCGATAGTGATGAACAGGAACGGGAACAGGGAGCCGGACCAGACTGGACCGGTGCCGTCCACGAAGCGGGTCAGCGCGGGCATCTTGAGGTCCGGGGCCACCACTACGATGCCGAGCGCCAGTGCCGCGATGGCGCCGATCTTGAGAAAGGTCGAGAGATAGTCGCGCGGGGCCAGGAGCAGCCAAACCGGCAGGATCGAGGCGATGAAGCCATAGCCGATGAGGAGCCAGCACAGCTGGGTGCCGGTGAAGGTGAAGGCCGATCCCCAGGTCGGGCTCGTAGCAACAGGCTGGCCGTACACGATGGCCAGCATCAGCAGCACGAAGCCGATGACTGATACCTCGCCGATGGCGCCCGGCCGGATATAACGCAGGTATAGCCCCATGAGGATGGCGATCGGGATCGTGGCGGCGACCGTGAAGGTGCCCCATGGGCTCTCGGCCAGCGCTTTGACGACGATCAGAGCCAGCACGGCCAGGATGATGACCATGATCATGAAGGTGCCGAAGAGCGCGATGACTCCCGGCACCGGCCCGAGCTCCGCTCGGATCAGTTCACCCAGGGAGCGGCCGTCGCGGCGCATGGAGACGAACAGCACCATGAAGTCCTGCACCGCGCCGGCGATCACCACGCCGGCCAGGATCCACATGACACCCGGTAGGTAGCCCATCTGGGCGGCGAGCACGGGTCCGACAAGCGGTCCCGCCCCAGCGATGGCGGCGAAGTGGTGGCCGAACAGCACGTAGCGATTGGTCGGTATGTAATCGAGCCCGTCATTGTGCCGGACGGCCGGGGTGGCGCGATCCGGATCGAGCTGCATCACGCGCCTGGCGATGAAGAGGGAGTAGTAGCGGTAGGCGATGAGATAGGTGGCGATGGCAGCCACGACGATCCAGAGCGCGTTGACGTGCTCGCCGCGCTCAACGGCGATCAGCGCCAGGGCAAAGGCTCCGAGGATCCCGACAAGAACCCAAATGAGGTGGGATCTAACGGCACTGGTCATGGCCGCGTCCTCCAAATGGTGCTGACGGTCTGACCGTCCGCGATGTTCTCCACCAACGCCGATGGGCGGCCGGGGTTCGAGAGGCTGCTGCATGTGGCGCACGCCCGACGCGCTTGCGCTCGCCATTGCCTGAGACGAGGCGTTGTCACATTCACCGATGGTGGCGCACCGAGGCCAATGCGGTCAACTGACAGGCTCAGACAAGGCCAGCTGCCAACTTCCACGCCGCCATAGCCTTGAGCCGTGAAGGTGAATGGCAAGGGCCAGAGTGGCGGGAACGGGGCGAAACGAAGAGATTGCGGACGGCAGAGAACACACCCACAAACCACTGTAGGCCCCGGTAACCGGCCCCCTGCATCACCCGCTCTCGCCGGCGTAGCGGCTCGAGCGGAATAGGCATCAGAGCGGAGAGCTGCGAGGGATACCCCCGCGGTACCGTCAGGTTAACGCGTGGTCAATTCGGATCCTTGAAGGTCATGCCGATATCGCCTGTCACTCAGGACGGCGAATCCTTCACGGAGAGATTGACAGGCTAGGTGCGGTCGAAGACGTCGGGCTGCAACCTGCCGGTCCTCAGCAGGTGTTGCAGCGCATACGCCATCGAGAGGGCATCGTCGAGGGCGTCATGCCCCTGCAACGGAGGGTGCTCGACGCCGAAGTAGTCTGCCAGCTTGTTGCTTGGCGTCTTCGCTATGTCCTCGATCGGCATTCCCGCCGCGATCACGAGCTTGACGGCGTTGTCGAAGCGATGGGCCGGAATGGACCAAGGAATGCCCGCGACATAGCAACTGATGGCCACCATGTTCAGTTCGTCCTTCCCCCATGACCAGGACCTTGCGCCGTCTGAGAAGCGGTCAAATCCGGCAAGAGCTTCCTGTAGCGGTACTCCGTCCGCCTGGATGTTGTCTTCGGAAATGCCGGTCAGCTTGGTGAAGAACGGGTCGAGTGGATACCGGTTGCCGAACCGGTCCATGGGCTGAACGTAAGCTCTGAATGTCTCCAAGAGAGGGAAGTCGCCCTGCAGGCCGAGCTTCACGGCACCGATCTGCGCGATTACCGGATCGGGGTCGTGAGCCGCGCACCAGAACCTGCCTTGCGAGCCCTGGACGCACAGAAACTCGCAGTCGAAAATGATGGACGCCTTCATGATCGATGCTCCTCTTTCCCGCGCTTGCTGCTGACTAGGCGCCATAAGGGACAAAACCACCCTCAAGCACGTGTGAGGTGAGAAGATAGTCCACATAATGCTGAGGTGCCATTTGCGGGCTTGCGACCTATACTTTCCCGCTGTGGAGATCCGATCGACATGAAGAGCATTGCCAAGGGGTTGGTTTCCCTGAACGTCCTGGCCTTCGTCGTCACGGCAGCGGCAGCTTGGCTCCTGGGCCGGAGTTCTGCCTCGCAACTGCTCGATATGGCCAGCTATGTCGGACTTGGGATGGGCGTCCTTGGAGCGCTCATGTTCGTGGGCTCCGGTGCGGGCATCAGCGGCTCCACGGGGATGGCCGCAAGCGCGGCGGACCAGCCGAGCCGGATCATGAATGCGCTCTGGATGGACCGGACCTCAGGCATCTCGGCCGGGGCCCTGTTCGCGCTGGGAGGCCTCAGTTGGATCGCCATCGCGTGGCTGGTGGCGGCAATCACCGGCCACTTCGAGACTGCGTAATTCGCAGAAGGCCGTGTGTCTCGTGCGGAACGGCCCTTGGAGGTGGCAGTGGAGCAAGACGGAAAGTTCGGCCGAATCTTGATCATGGGCAACGGCGGATGCGGCAAGACTTGGCTTGCCCGCAAGCTTGGTGATGTTTTCGGGCATCGGGTGATCCATCTCGACGATCTGCATTGGGAGCCGGGCAACTATGGCATCGTTCGAGATCGGACTTTGCGCGACAAGGACGTGCAAATTGCGCGTGAGGCGGATTATTGGATTATGGAGGGCGTCTACGGCCAGCTCATTCAGATGGCGCTGGGCCGCGCCACGACCTTGATCTGGCTGGATCTGCCTGAGGAAGAATGCATCGCCAACATTCGACGGCGCGGGATACAAGGTGGAGGCAGCCAGACACGCTTTCAAGATCTGCTTCAGTGGGTGGCCGAGTATGGCACCAGGACGAATTGGAACTCGTTCAAGGGGCATAAATGGCTGTTCGACGGCTTCTCTGGCCCGAAAGCCTTGCTTAGGAACCGGGCCAAGATAGCCGACTATCTGGATCGTATCTCACAGTTTGAACAGCGCAGGCTTTCCTGATCATAGCTCCCCAGGGTCTGGTCCCTGACGAACGGCTGCCCGGCCTCATCTTTTGCGCTCAGGCTCGCTCGCTTTCGGTTGCACGATGATGGCACCAGCGCTGGGATGGCGATTCTTCTCCTGCACTCCTCGGCGGACACCATCACCCTTCATCCGTCCATCAAACAGGATCGGCTGTGTTCCATTCGTGCCTGTAGCACCCGGAGCCTGCGACTGTCTGAACGGAGCATCTTGAGCGTCGGCATTGGTCGCGGCCAGTGCTAACGCGAATGCGATCGCCAATCTCGACATGATAGGCTTCTCCTCTTCCCGCACGGAAACAGCGCGACGGTATAACTTGGATACGGTCACCGTTGGCGAGCAACCGGCTATCAGGAGGCCGGCGGTTAACCGGGTCTTCGACCTCGGTGTTCAGGTGGGGTATTCGGCTTGAGCCCTATTCGCAACAGCGATGGTGAGAGGGCAGTGCTTCGAGCTGATGATAGCATTGGGGGATCTTCACAACCATCAGGAAAGGGCGTGCAGCATGAAGCACTATGCTGGCCTCTCCCTCGAAGAGACCTCGATCTCGCCTTGGCGAACGCCCGAGGTCGGCCTGTTTCGGCAGAAGACGGCATATCTGCTTGGCGCAAGCACCGGACATTTGGATCGCGCAGGGTGCTTCTCAGTTTGATCTGAAGCCGACCGTTTGGAGCGCATGCAAGGGCAATCCTGTTCCACTGCCGACCCACGGAAGCAGCCGCTCCTCTGGTTCAGGTTGACAGGGGAGTTGGATGGTTCATCCTCTCGGTCTCGGACGGTGCGGAGGAGCCATGGTCACGCACGTCTCACCCGGGGCATCACTGCGCAAGGCTCCTGGTCCAAAAGGCCTGCCGCTCCTCGGCAGTTTGCCCGACCTCGGACGCGATGTCCTGGGATTCTTTACGCAGTGCGCACGCCAATATGGCGATGTCGTCAGCTTTCGCTTGGCTGCCTGGCCAGCCCTTCTCCTCAACCATCCTGACTTGGTGGAATTCGTTCTGGTCAAGAACCACCAGAACTTCGTCAAGCACCGCTTCTTCTGGCGTCATGTCGGAGCCATCTTTGGCCAGGGACTGCTCACCAGCGAAGGGAAGTTCTGGCACCAGCAGCGGCGTCTGGCAGCGCCCGCTTTTGCGGCGTCGCGGATGAACCGCTACGGTGACACCATGGTGCAATATACCGAGCGCATGCTCGGGCAATGGCAGTCCGGGCAGGTTCTCGACGTGCACCAGGACGCGATGGCGCTGACCCTGCAGATTGCCGCCAAGACCTTGTTCGATGCCGAGATGAACCAGGATGTGGCTAGGGTCAGCCGAGCCACCGATGATGTCATGGAGCAGATCTCAATCCGGTTTCGGCGGCCGTTCTGGTTTCCCGATGCGATTCCGCTCCCCGGCAATCTCCGTTACCGGCGAGGGGTGCAGCGCCTGGACCAGTTGGTGGCCCGAATTATCGCGGATCGGCAGAACAGGAGTGAGGATCGTGGCGATCTCCTGTCCCAATTGATGCTCGCACGCGATGAGGCAGGTCAGCCCATGGGTGAGCGCCAGATCCGAGA from Microvirga sp. TS319 includes the following:
- a CDS encoding cache domain-containing protein, with the protein product MRVGLKTLVFVIGALLMLAPAIVAGMMFTDAMQRRAETANAARLRVLGDIAANQLGRQMYRLWQDVEGMSRIANMGDPEEARRQLTLLSSVDRRYTWIGVADVTGKVIAASQGMLEGASVAERPWFRRGLNGPAATDVHEALLLEKLLPATPEPRRFVDFSAPIKNAQAGTTGVIGAHFDWALVKDGLHAFRGQGVELLLVSRDRAVLSGPSNLEGTTLSVGSAVAAGQGASISLRERWGDGKNYMTVVVPVVWEDMPGFGWSVIVRADTNTVLDPIRSIARAFWTILGAGVLVGLVLLYLFAAWLAKPLQRLVTAGEALASGRSDQPPHDETRYEEATRLSAALVRLQTHSVRPYQPSRTKADKTSMSTS
- a CDS encoding 3-keto-5-aminohexanoate cleavage protein, producing MRRSEKVIISCAITGSIHTPSMSPHLPVTPQQIAESAIAAAEAGAAILHLHARDPQTGRPTQSPEVFRQFLPAIKEGCDAIVNITTGGGLGMSLDERLAAAKWAQPEIASMNMGSFNFNISGAGARVGSFKNDWEKPYLEMTKDFILSNTFAQIERGMTELGALGTRFEFECYDVGHLYNLAHFADRGLVQPPFFVQSIFGILGGIGPEPENLMHMKATADRLFGNDYYLSILAAGRHQLPFVTMGSILGGHVRVGLEDNLYLGKGELAPSNADQVRKIRRILEELSLTIATPDDARRMLQTKGPDNTAF
- a CDS encoding ABC transporter substrate-binding protein, translating into MKTGYVLSALVAMVMTGGAQAQTSVKLGVLNDRSGVYSELTGEGSVIAARMAAEDFKAAEKGIKVDIVAADHQNKPDIGASIARQWYDQEGVDVILDVPTSSVALAVNGIAREKNKILINSGGGTSDLTGSQCSPNTVHWTYDTWALANGTGGAMVKRGENTWFFVTADYAFGHALERDTAALVTKAGGKVVGTVRHPFPGQDFASFLLQAQSSGAKVIGLANAGGDFTNTMKQAAEFGIVQGGQSLAGLLVFITDIHALGLQVAQGLVLTEAFYWDQNEETRAWSKRFADRNGGKMPTMVHAGVYAGALHYLKAVEALKGKETASVMSKMKEMPTDDPLFGKGMIRQDGRKVHDMYLFEVKKPAESKGPWDLYKQLATIPADQAFRPLNEGGCPLVKG
- a CDS encoding SDR family oxidoreductase, with translation MDLDIRGLRVLVTAGAAGIGLEIARSFVREGAKVHVCDVDNAALAALAASDPDITRSHADVASRSDVSRLFDEALSALGGLDVLVNNAGVAGPTARVDEVDPEDWDRTLQVNITGQFNCARLAVPHLRESKNASIINLSSAAGRFGFPLRSPYSASKWAAVGFTKTLAIELGPLGIRVNAILPGVVEGERIRRVIGSKAQVRGISYEEMEDEFLRNVSLKAAVAPQQIADQIVFLCSPRGRTISGQAIAIDGDTQSLA
- the gcvA gene encoding transcriptional regulator GcvA, with the protein product MTDSLRHLPSLNGLRVFEVVTRHLNFRLAAEELGVTQGAVAQQIRGLEAELGLKLFERHPRTLALTEAGRSYVANIRRAFELISDATETLKPEPQHLTISVTPTFASKWLIPRLPDFTASHPEIDLRILASDRISNFQTDAVDLAVRYGHPPFGPGLNAELLFEQVVVAVGSPLLIEKLGRPEEGVNLTRYPLLHDAHNVWPQFLDQAFPHGASAPTKNIRFNQTSLAIEAAIAGQGLALTSLFFVEDDLAAGRLVRLFATELRVGSDFYIVSPRKPRHAASVAAVRAWLARGARRRSADVA
- a CDS encoding SDR family oxidoreductase; translated protein: MSVEKVALITAGGSGMGAAAARRLAADGFKLAVLSSSGKGEALAQELGGIGVTGSNQSNDDLKRLVDATMEKWGRIDVLVNSAGHGPRARILEITDEQWHQGIDVYFLNVVRPTRLVAPIMVQQRAGSIINISTAWAFEPSTMFPTSAVARAGLASFTKIFADQYAADNVRMNNVLPGWIDSLPATEERRDSVPMKRYGTSEEVAATIAFLASEGAGYITGQNIRVDGGLMRAV
- a CDS encoding YbdD/YjiX family protein — translated: MPDTNLSERWSGFAKCVCQGVRLMVGVPDYDTYVEHMRRTHPDRPVMSYAEFFRDRQNARYGAAGGSGFRCC